ATTTTGATGGAGACCTTTTTCCGGATTTGTATTTAGCAAATTATGAACGCTGGGAGATTCTTGATAGTGAACCAGATTTCCTATTTCATAACGAAGGAAATGGTAAATTTTCTGATGTGACAGAATCGCAAAAGATTGTCCCACCATTTAAGGAAAATCAAGCTGGTAGGGGAGTGAACTGGGGAGATTTTGATAATGATGGTGACCTTGATATCTTTGTATCAAATTACAGATTAGATAAGAATTTTCTCTGGAATAATCAGGAAAGAAAAGCTTTTGAAAATGTTGCTGAACAAGCTGGAGTTGAAGGAAACTATGTTGATGAATGGTTTGGGCATACGATAGGTTCTGAATGGGGTGATTTTGATAACGACGGAGATATGGATTTGATTTGTGCTAACCTTGCTCATCCAAGATTTATAGATTTTTCTGATATGACAATGCTATTTGTTAATGACTTGAAACATGAAAAATTTATTGATAGCAGAGAATCTGCTGGCATTACTTATGATGAATGCCACAGCGACCCTTCCTGGGGAGATATTAATAGCGATGGCTATCTTGACCTATTTATTACATCAATATATCCCAACCGTAGAAGCTATCTTTATCTAAATAATGGTGATAAAACTTTTACTGATATTTCATATTTGGCTGGTGTGCGAACTTTCAATTCTTGGGGAGCTGCATTTTCAGATTATGACAATGATGGTGATTTAGATTTGCTGGTTTGTAGCAGTGAAGGTATTCATCTATTCAGAAATGAAAGTAAAGGTCAAAACTGGCTGGGAGTACAAATTTTAGATAAAAATGGGAAGACTCCAATTATTGGTACACGAGTTGAAGTTACACAAGACAAATTAAGACAGATTCGTGAAGTTCAAGGTGGAAAAGGTACAACAAATCAGCATAGTCAGACATTGTATTTTGGTTTTCCCAATAAGGATAATGTTGATATAAAAGTGAGATATTTGGATAGGAAAGAGATGAGTTTGCAAAATCAGAAATTAAATCAGGTAGTAAAGATAGTGTATGAATAATTAAGTTCGTCACGGAATGGTCCGTGACGACTCGGTTAAATGGAATGGTCCATGAGGACTCGGTGAACTCAGTTAAGCTAGCTAAAAACAAAAGGAGCTGTCAGGGATTCACCCTTCGTCCCGATTGAATCGGGACTACGAAGAATGGACCATTCCATGACAGTCATTCATTTGTGTCATGGTGTGGACCATGACACCCCCGAAGATGAAGAAAATAATTGTAATTTGCGGTCCAACAGCTGTTGGAAAAACAGAGCTTTCAATAAAACTGGCAAAAAAATTCCCTCTGGAAATTATCTCTGCTGATTCAAGGCAGATTTACAGATTTATGAATATTGGAACTGCAAAACCAAAGCCAGATATTCTTGCTGAAATTCCTCACCATCTTATTGATATTAAAAATCCAGATGAAAAATACACAGCAGGGGATTTTACAAAAGATGCTGATAGGATTATATCTAAAATATACGAAAGAGGAAAAATCCCTTTTATTGTTGGCGGTACAGGTTTTTATATCAAATCACTTTTATATGGATTATGTAGGACTCCAAAAATTCCAATAAATATCAGAATGGATTTGCAAAAACAGGTAAAGGAGAAAGGCTCACAATACTATTATGAAGAATTGAAAATAATTGACCCAATTGCAGCAGAAAAGATTCATCCTAATGATTCCAAAAAAATAATTCGGGCACTTGAAGTTTATCAATTTACTGGCAACCCATTATCCAAATTTTGGAAGGAATTTGAATTAAATAAAAGATATAACCATTTTACGATTTATCTAACCGAAGACAGACAAATTTTATATAAAAGAATAAATGACCGGATTGATAAGATGATTTCTGATGGGCTTCTTAATGAGACGAAAAATCTTATTAGAAAGGGTTTCACTGAAGAAAGCGTTGGGATGAATTCACTCGGATATAAAGAATTATTAAGTTATATTAATAATAAATCAGATTGGGATACAACTGTAAATTTAATAAAACAACACATGAGGAATTATGCCAAAAGACAATTTACTTGGTTTGCAAAACAGGAAATAGATTTGACAATAAATGCATCAAATCTTAACTTATTAAGTATAGAAGAAAAAATAGCAAAATTTTTAAAGAGTTAAT
This window of the Candidatus Cloacimonadota bacterium genome carries:
- a CDS encoding CRTAC1 family protein, with amino-acid sequence FDGDLFPDLYLANYERWEILDSEPDFLFHNEGNGKFSDVTESQKIVPPFKENQAGRGVNWGDFDNDGDLDIFVSNYRLDKNFLWNNQERKAFENVAEQAGVEGNYVDEWFGHTIGSEWGDFDNDGDMDLICANLAHPRFIDFSDMTMLFVNDLKHEKFIDSRESAGITYDECHSDPSWGDINSDGYLDLFITSIYPNRRSYLYLNNGDKTFTDISYLAGVRTFNSWGAAFSDYDNDGDLDLLVCSSEGIHLFRNESKGQNWLGVQILDKNGKTPIIGTRVEVTQDKLRQIREVQGGKGTTNQHSQTLYFGFPNKDNVDIKVRYLDRKEMSLQNQKLNQVVKIVYE
- the miaA gene encoding tRNA (adenosine(37)-N6)-dimethylallyltransferase MiaA, yielding MKKIIVICGPTAVGKTELSIKLAKKFPLEIISADSRQIYRFMNIGTAKPKPDILAEIPHHLIDIKNPDEKYTAGDFTKDADRIISKIYERGKIPFIVGGTGFYIKSLLYGLCRTPKIPINIRMDLQKQVKEKGSQYYYEELKIIDPIAAEKIHPNDSKKIIRALEVYQFTGNPLSKFWKEFELNKRYNHFTIYLTEDRQILYKRINDRIDKMISDGLLNETKNLIRKGFTEESVGMNSLGYKELLSYINNKSDWDTTVNLIKQHMRNYAKRQFTWFAKQEIDLTINASNLNLLSIEEKIAKFLKS